The Oncorhynchus masou masou isolate Uvic2021 chromosome 31, UVic_Omas_1.1, whole genome shotgun sequence genome includes a region encoding these proteins:
- the LOC135524144 gene encoding leucine-rich repeat neuronal protein 3-like, producing MKETVFVACLLAELALTAFVLASEGGTAHCPALCRCEIRPWFSPSSIYTEAPTVDCNDLGLSTLPEKLPSDTQVLLLQTNNIISIEKSLDYLANVTDIDLSQNNISSVSDVRLGPLPHLLSLHMEENWVPALSDSCLPSLPNLQEFYINHNLISSISPGAFQGLGRLLRLHLNSNRLRGISREWFQPLPRLEILMIGENPIVQLSDMNFKPLVNLRSLVLARMNMSEIPDDTLVGLDNLESISFFDNLFVRVPRAALKKAKNLKFLDLNKNPIERIQRGDFVDMFHLKELGINSMPALVSIDSFALNNLPELTKIEATNNPKLSYIHPNAFHKLPRLETLMLNSNALSALHLNTVDSLPNLREVSMHSNPIRCDCVIRWINMNRTGVRFMEPNSLLCVEPPEYQGQHVRQVHFREMTEICLPLISPGSLPDRVTVGRGSLVTLHCRAFGEPEPEIYWVTPSGDRVLPNSVSDKHYMHPEGTFEIYDITKREAGLYTCVAHNLVGADLKSVLVVVDRYFPHPSVNALHMYVRSVQPNSVSVSWDNTHGGLVSNIKWFTVANAKHPSMAHTARVPSDVKEYRLTHLNPSTQYRVCVEVMSMQLGHNRDCVNVTTKGLAHPVESRETWNTVVMAACAVLFIVVAVACSLIYTSLQSQHFYRKLMVDQSQSLLSPSTRPGSASSLTELCVAGVKVRATVIDLPENSM from the coding sequence ATGAAGGAGACTGTGTTTGTGGCTTGTTTGTTAGCGGAGCTAGCTCTGACTGCCTTTGTTCTGGCCTCAGAGGGGGGCACTGCTCATTGCCCCGCATTGTGCCGGTGTGAGATACGACCCTGGTTCTCTCCCAGCTCTATTTATACAGAGGCTCCCACGGTGGACTGTAATGATTTAGGCCTATCGACACTGCCAGAGAAACTGCCCTCAGACACACAGGTGCTATTGTTACAGACCAACAATATCATCAGCATCGAGAAATCTTTGGATTACCTGGCTAATGTCACAGATATAGACTTATCCCAGAATAACATATCCTCTGTGAGCGATGTCCGTCTGGGTCCTCTTCCCCATCTGCTATCACTGCACATGGAAGAGAACTGGGTTCCAGCCTTATCAGATAGCTGTCTCCCGTCCCTGCCCAACCTCCAGGAGTTCTACATCAACCACAACCTGATCTCCTCCATCAGTCCTGGGGCCTTCCAGGGGCTGGGGAGGCTCCTGCGGCTCCATCTCAACTCCAACCGTCTGAGGGGCATCAGCAGGGAGTGGTTCCAGCCGCTACCCCGCCTGGAGATCCTGATGATTGGGGAGAACCCCATCGTCCAATTGTCAGACATGAACTTTAAGCCCCTGGTCAACCTACGCAGCTTGGTTCTGGCCAGGATGAATATGTCCGAAATCCCGGACGACACTCTGGTCGGCCTCGACAATCTGGAGAGCATCTCGTTTTTTGACAACCTGTTTGTCAGAGTCCCCCGGGCTGCTCTGAAGAAAGCCAAGAACCTGAAGTTTCTGGATCTCAACAAGAACCCCATTGAGCGGATTCAGAGAGGGGATTTTGTGGACATGTTCCATCTCAAAGAGCTGGGCATCAACAGCATGCCTGCACTGGTGTCCATTGACAGCTTCGCCCTGAATAACCTCCCAGAGCTGACCAAGATAGAGGCTACCAACAACCCAAAGCTGTCCTACATCCATCCCAACGCCTTCCACAAGCTGCCGAGACTTGAGACGCTGATGCTGAACAGCAACGCCCTCAGCGCTCTGCACCTCAACACTGTGGACTCCCTGCCCAACCTGCGCGAGGTCAGCATGCACAGCAACCCCATCCGCTGTGACTGCGTCATCCGCTGGATCAACATGAATCGGACCGGAGTACGCTTCATGGAGCCCAATTCCCTCCTCTGCGTGGAGCCGCCTGAGTACCAGGGCCAGCACGTCCGTCAGGTTCACTTCCGGGAGATGACCGAGATCTGCCTCCCACTCATCTCGCCAGGGAGCCTTCCAGATCGAGTCACGGTCGGGAGAGGGAGCTTGGTGACGCTGCACTGCCGGGCATTtggagagccagagccagagataTACTGGGTCACCCCCTCTGGGGACAGAGTCCTGCCCAACAGTGTGTCTGATAAGCACTACATGCATCCAGAGGGGACCTTTGAAATCTATGACATTACAAAGCGTGAGGCAGGACTGTACACCTGTGTCGCTCACAATCTTGTTGGCGCAGACCTTAagtctgtgttggtggtggttgaCAGATACTTTCCACATCCTTCTGTTAACGCTTTACATATGTACGTTAGATCAGTGCAGCCCAACTCTGTTTCAGTGTCTTGGGATAATACTCACGGTGGTCTTGTATCCAATATAAAGTGGTTCACAGTGGCAAATGCTAAGCACCCCTCCATGGCACACACTGCGAGAGTACCATCCGATGTGAAGGAGTACCGTCTCACCCACCTGAACCCCTCCACCCAGTACCGGGTTTGTGTGGAAGTCATGAGCATGCAACTCGGACACAACAGGGACTGTGTCAATGTCACCACAAAGGGACTGGCTCACCCCGTGGAGAGCAGGGAAACGTGGAACACAGTGGTGATGGCTGCCTGTGCTGTGCTATTCATTGTGGTCGCTGTGGCTTGCTCTCTCATATACACATCTCTGCAAAGCCAACACTTTTACAGGAAGTTGATGGTGGACCAATCTCAGTCATTGCTCAGTCCTAGCACCCGCCCCGGCTCCGCCTCTTCTCTCACGGAACTGTGTGTGGCTGGAGTCAAGGTGAGGGCGACAGTGATAGACTTGCCAGAAAACTCCATGTAA